Proteins from a genomic interval of Diospyros lotus cultivar Yz01 chromosome 6, ASM1463336v1, whole genome shotgun sequence:
- the LOC127804901 gene encoding probable serine/threonine-protein kinase At1g54610, whose translation MGCVQSKGTTTYAPPRHLQKLKPENGHAFNVDVGRPKQPLKHPDKLPGREVTQVHAAAAAAAERDIISLEREMLVSEKKNITAVVKKIVCADDLVDGWPKWLVDHVPRDVLVGLVPKSADSYQKLAKIGQGTYSNVYKARDRDTGKIVALKKVRFDTSEPESVKFMAREIIILRQLDHPNIIKLEGLATSRMQYSLYLVFDYMQLDLARIISRPEGKLTEPQVKCYMQHLLSGLQHCHKRGILHRDIKGSNLLIDKNGMLKIADFGLSNFFHPREKRPLTSRVVTLWYRAPELLLGSTDYGVGIDLWSAGCLLAEMFTGKPIMPGRTEVEQLHRIFKLCGSPSEDYWKRMKAPAAFQPPQQYQPSFLESFKDFPPSSYSLLTALLALEPASRGTAASALQNEFFSSSPLACSLSGLPAISKEEDEPVTSNVLKNKTKKTKQRTQEDHGGHGRKDSITEQAKEDSAPFKDNAETSFQTQESYTSAGSGCSSGKPRTDQESPPPTPTPAFHSNQNRYSKTQAHPNAMKNIKNFPILLASLADTGKHMTIEDNRQPLSRRSYSSVDFRTIDLESISKLFRMPDNY comes from the exons ATGGGCTGTGTTCAGTCGAAGGGGACCACGACCTACGCCCCGCCGCGCCACCTCCAGAAGTTGAAACCCGAAAATGGCCATGCCTTTAACGTTGACGTTGGCAGACCCAAACAGCCCCTCAAGCATCCAGACAAGCTGCCCGGAAGAGAAGTAACACAAGTTCATGCTGCtgcggcagcagcagcagagAGAGATATTATTAGCTTAGAAAGAGAGATGTTGGTCTCTGAAAAGAAGAATATAACCGCCGTAGTCAAGAAGATCGTTTGTGCAGATGATCTGGTTGACGGATGGCCCAAGTGGCTTGTTGATCATGTCCCCAGAGATGTTTTGGTTGGTTTGGTTCCCAAAAGCGCCGATTCCTATCAAAAGCTCGCCAAG ATAGGACAGGGAACTTATAGCAATGTGTATAAAGCTCGAGACAGGGACACTGGAAAGATTGTTGCCTTAAAGAAGGTTCGCTTCGACACATCAGAGCCAGAGAGTGTGAAATTCATGGCAAGAGAGATTATAATCTTAAGGCAGCTAGATCATCCGAATATCATTAAGCTTGAAGGGCTAGCCACCTCAAGAATGCAATACAGTCTCTATTTAGTCTTTGATTATATGCAGTTAGACTTGGCCCGGATTATCTCCCGACCTGAGGGGAAACTCACAGAACCACAG GTCAAGTGCTATATGCAACATCTGCTTTCAGGTCTCCAGCATTGCCATAAGAGGGGAATTTTACATAGGGACATCAAAGGATCCAACCTGTTGATTGACAAAAATGGGATGCTAAAAATTGCAGATTTTGGGCTATCAAATTTTTTCCATCCTAGAGAAAAACGTCCTCTTACAAGCCGAGTTGTGACGCTCTGGTATAGGGCTCCTGAACTGCTGCTAGGTTCGACAGATTATGGAGTTGGGATTGATCTGTGGAGTGCAGGATGCCTGCTAGCAGAGATGTTTACTGGAAAGCCAATTATGCCTGGTAGGACAGAG GTCGAGCAACTTCACAGAATCTTTAAGCTATGTGGATCACCCTCTGAGGATTACTGGAAAAGAATGAAGGCACCAGCAGCCTTTCAACCACCACAACAATATCAACCAAGTTTTCTTGAATCCTTTAAAGACTTTCCTCCCTCTTCGTATAGTCTCTTAACCGCACTGCTAGCCTTGGAGCCAGCATCTCGAGGAACTGCTGCTTCTGCTCTCCAGAATGAA TTCTTTAGTTCAAGTCCATTGGCGTGCAGCCTTTCAGGTCTACCAGCAATcagcaaagaagaagatgagccgGTCACTAGCAATGTTCTAAA GAATAAGACTAAAAAGACAAAGCAACGAACTCAAGAAGATCATGGAGGCCATGGACGAAAGGACTCAATTACTGAACAAGCCAAAGAAGATTCTGCTCCTTTTAAAGAC AATGCAGAGACAAGCTTCCAAACCCAAGAAAGCTATACAAGTGCAGGCAGCGGTTGCTCTAGTGGAAAACCAAGGACTGATCAGGAGAGTCCGCCTCCAACTCCAACTCCAGCTTTTCATTCTAACCAGAACCGGTACTCAAAAACCCAGGCACATCCCAATGCCATGAAGAACATAAAGAACTTCCCCATCTTGCTTGCATCTCTAGCAGATACTGGAAAACACATGACCATCGAAGACAACAGGCAGCCCCTCAGCCGAAGGTCCTACTCTTCTGTTGATTTTCGAACAATTGATCTTGAGAGTATATCAAAACTCTTTCGGATGCCAGACAATTATTAG